From the genome of Notolabrus celidotus isolate fNotCel1 chromosome 5, fNotCel1.pri, whole genome shotgun sequence, one region includes:
- the LOC117813099 gene encoding uncharacterized protein LOC117813099, whose translation MAASLPLPHYSAHSLKTDEGMAALNKTAPAGKNGKDYNIWIMGDSYVRRGAQRAAETMGSNLGIQGTRICWFGWGGLRWRGLLPFFAHSLRGRTAPDVLLVHCGGNDVGEVSGVKLLNVMKEDLQHLRVQHPHMKIILSGITQRCRWKAVSIPAKIEKSRKFINSVMATFLRTLDGALVEHPHIKHDSPGLFLRDGVHFTPRGNDIFLTDIAKSLKDHFQTQ comes from the exons ATGGCTGCATCACTCCCACTCCCGCACTATTCTGCACACTCCTTGAA GACTGATGAAGGCATGGCTGCCCTTAACAAAACCGCCCCTGCAGGGAAAAAtggaaaagact ACAACATCTGGATAATGGGGGACAGCTACGTCCGTCGTGGTGcccagagagctgcagagacgaTGGGAAGCAACCTCGGGATCCAGGGGACACGGATCTGCTGGTTCGGCTGGGGTGGACTGCGGTGGAGGGGCCTCCTCCCCTTCTTTGCCCACAGTCTGAGAGGACGGACAGCGCCGGACGTCCTCCTGGTCCACTGTGGGGGCAATGATGTGGGGGAGGTCAGCGGTGtaaaacttttaaatgtaatgaaagAGGACCTCCAGCATCTCCGTGTCCAGCACCCGCACATGAAAATAATTTTGTCTGGCATCACTCAGCGGTGCCGGTGGAAAGCTGTAAGCATTCCAGCAAAGATAGAGAAGTCTAGAAAATTTATTAACAGTGTCATGGCTACATTTCTGAGGACCTTAGATGGTGCTCTGGTTGAGCACCCTCACATTAAACATGACAGTCCTGGGTTATTTTTGAGGGATGGAGTTCATTTCACACCTAGgggaaatgacatttttttaactgataTAGCAAAAAGTCTTAAAGACCACTTCCAAACGCAATGA
- the LOC117812737 gene encoding cilia- and flagella-associated protein 45-like, giving the protein MSLAFSKNTVGARPYRTLALTSQVDEALFASKTPLHRLQPKHNLNRGVAKMLSKGLIVDPSGESVTVPSSDWQPMSQPLAKEKKGADQRKNTEKDEREDMKRYMINLDLLKEQKKPPSEKEQRAQARKKEMLDRANALRMDQEEEVREVKSFSIDAKCQAMREVQIQEKKRIKAELVEDKMLLDLALEEKRCKAIEDSKQKDKLQKEKHRRVLEENYEIGLKHDEDKRALNEEKKQKRQKILENEEKLRLKDLKALEMKREAHQRLREDNVCLNAIKMQAKERMIEEEKLAGIKNKEYREEKMKQEEDREEERSRSKKERELAKDRMFAQQDKARQDKAEQDKIYARRLQEITERKWRRKALQQAVKEAHKKILLNEAHVEGAQANIEHKNIELIYQKSEFERLLKVYQEDRDKEKVEKEKKHEKVHQHREELLHQIKENELSAKMKRKANMQEAQQLILEANLKHEHLAKAKEEKLKELRATGLPEIYCSGVERKVYRKQLQFENKVNDRKQINEGKLLDTMGQMMQDGKSRRQERQQEDDINNIQLPCLDDKEQHQPRQTEAEELLKKEERLLEKTDGNIFQGLKRPKLKPNRLAVTKAEPDFHLPPISSAVKNTKNTKDARGEASANFFTESSKQSHNKASRGYQQTKIKDLPQTRLSSAPTISQELCFPVQRRNNILPPIRKGFKGR; this is encoded by the coding sequence ATGAGCCTGGCATTTTCAAAGAACACCGTTGGTGCCAGACCGTACCGTACATTGGCCCTCACCTCTCAGGTTGACGAAGCCCTGTTTGCGAGCAAAACACCACTCCACAGACTTCAGCCCAAACACAACCTCAACAGAGGGGTGGCCAAAATGTTAAGCAAAGGCTTGATAGTGGATCCTTCTGGAGAATCTGTCACAGTGCCATCATCTGACTGGCAGCCGATGTCTCAGCCGCTTGCCAAGGAAAAGAAGGGGGCTGATCAGAGGAAGAATacagagaaagatgagagagaagACATGAAGCGTTACATGATTAACTTGGACCTGTTGAAAGAGCAGAAAAAGCCCCCGAGTGAGAAGGAGCAGAGGGCCCAGGCCCGTAAAAAGGAAATGTTGGATCGGGCCAATGCTCTAAGAATGGATCAAGAAGAAGAGGTGAGGGAAGTGAAGAGTTTCAGTATTGACGCAAAGTGCCAAGCCATGCGTGAAGTCCAGATCCAGGAGAAGAAACGGATCAAGGCAGAGTTGGTAGAGGATAAGATGCTTCTAGACCTCGCTCTGGAAGAGAAGCGCTGTAAAGCAATTGAGGATAGCAAGCAGAAGGATaagctgcagaaagaaaaacacaggagaGTACTGGAGGAAAATTATGAAATAGGTCTTAAACATGATGAGGACAAGCGTGCTCTCAACGAGGAGAAAAagcagaagagacagaagatCCTTGAGAATGAAGAGAAGTTGAGACTAAAGGATCTGAAGGCCCTGGAGATGAAGAGGGAGGCACACCAACGCCTCCGAGAGGACAATGTGTGCCTCAATGCTATTAAAATGCAGGCCAAGGAGCGAATgatagaggaggagaagctCGCTGGCATTAAGAATAAAGaatacagagaggaaaaaatgaagcaggaggaggaccGTGAAGAAGAGCGCAGCCGCTCCAAGAAGGAGAGGGAGTTGGCAAAAGATAGAATGTTTGCTCAGCAGGACAAAGCCAGACAGGACAAAGCAGAGCAAGACAAGATCTATGCTCGGAGACTACAAGAAATAACAGAGCGAAAATGGAGGAGAAAAGCGCTCCAGCAGGCTGTAAAGGAAGCTCACAAGAAAATCCTGCTGAATGAGGCTCACGTAGAGGGAGCTCAAGCGAACATCGAGCATAAAAATATTGAGTTGATCTACCAGAAATCAGAGTTTGAACGGTTGTTAAAGGTGTATCAGGAGGACCGTGATAAAGAAAAGGTGGAAAAGGAGAAGAAGCATGAGAAGGTGCACCAACATAGAGAGGAACTGCTGCACCAGATAAAGGAAAATGAGCTCTCAGCAAAAATGAAGCGCAAAGCGAACATGCAGGAGGCTCAGCAGTTAATTTTAGAAGCTAATCTGAAACATGAGCACCTCGCTAAGGCCAAAGAAGAGAAACTGAAGGAGTTAAGGGCAACTGGACTCCCTGAAATATACTGCAGTGGTGTGGAAAGGAAAGTTTACCGTAAACAGCTACAATTTGAGAACAAAGTCAATGATAGGAAGCAAATAAATGAGGGAAAGCTCCTTGATACTATGGGACAGATGATGCAGgatggaaaaagtagaagacaGGAGAGGCAGCAAGAAGATGACATCAACAATATTCAGCTGCCTTGCCTAGATGACAAGGAACAACACCAGCCAAGGCAAACTGAGGCAGAAGAACTgctgaaaaaagaggagagactgCTTGAAAAGACAGACGGAAACATTTTCCAAGGTCTTAAAAGACCTAAACTGAAGCCAAATCGTCTGGCAGTAACAAAAGCTGAGCCAGATTTCCACCTCCCACCAATTTCCAGTGCagtaaaaaacactaaaaacacaaaGGATGCTAGAGGAGAGGCAAGTGCCAATTTTTTTACAGAGAGCTCCAAACAGAGTCACAACAAGGCGAGCCGAGGATATCAGCAGACCAAGATAAAGGATCTGCCACAGACCCGCCTCTCATCGGCACCCACCATCTCACAGGAACTGTGTTTCCCTGTGCAGCGACGTAACAACATCCTCCCGCCCATCAGAAAAGGTTTCAAGGGGAGGTAg